The proteins below come from a single Oerskovia jenensis genomic window:
- the eboE gene encoding metabolite traffic protein EboE — MLLSYCTNVHPAEDLDGVVDQLARYAGPVREAAGLDVLGVGLWLPASLAHRLSASPRAAEDMARLRAALDEHGLQVHTLNAFPYGGFHDDVVKLAVYSPTWADAERLAYTLECAEVLAALLPDGVDGSISTLPLAWREPDGVAWSPAQDAAATRAFEDLSAGLRDLAARTGKVVRVAVEPEPGCVLDTVEDVVTWLEARLAPDGPAREQVGGGIDPAFVGVCLDTCHLAVSFADPAAAVERITGAGLRVVKVQASAALHLAEPSAPGARDAVGQFVEKRYIHQVRELAPSGDVLPVDDLPDALGAGEPPGLPGEGPWRVHFHVPLHHEPAPPLAATTDVLRAAVAAVRAAPHGDEAHLDVETYTWAVLPPGSPAFPVPSPAGDAVGGGGVEPLVAGIAAELRWATEHLLGPDDDPAPARPAAPATLTTPLTSGVLA; from the coding sequence ATGCTGCTGTCGTACTGCACCAACGTCCACCCCGCCGAGGACCTCGACGGCGTGGTCGACCAGCTCGCCCGGTACGCCGGGCCCGTGCGCGAGGCCGCGGGGCTCGACGTGCTCGGGGTCGGGCTGTGGCTGCCGGCCTCGCTCGCGCACCGCCTCTCGGCGTCCCCGCGCGCGGCCGAGGACATGGCCCGGCTGCGGGCCGCGCTCGACGAGCACGGCCTCCAGGTGCACACGCTCAACGCGTTCCCCTACGGCGGGTTCCACGACGACGTCGTCAAGCTCGCGGTCTACTCGCCCACGTGGGCCGACGCCGAGCGGCTCGCCTACACGCTCGAGTGCGCCGAGGTCCTCGCGGCCCTCCTGCCCGACGGCGTGGACGGGTCCATCTCGACGCTCCCGCTCGCCTGGCGCGAGCCGGACGGGGTCGCGTGGTCGCCCGCCCAGGACGCCGCGGCGACGCGCGCGTTCGAGGACCTCTCGGCCGGGCTGCGCGACCTCGCCGCCCGCACGGGCAAGGTCGTGCGCGTCGCGGTCGAGCCCGAGCCCGGGTGCGTGCTCGACACGGTCGAGGACGTCGTGACGTGGCTCGAGGCGCGGCTCGCGCCCGACGGTCCTGCCCGTGAGCAGGTGGGCGGCGGCATCGACCCCGCGTTCGTGGGCGTCTGCCTCGACACGTGCCACCTCGCGGTCTCGTTCGCCGACCCGGCCGCAGCCGTCGAGCGCATCACGGGGGCCGGCCTGCGCGTCGTCAAGGTGCAGGCCTCGGCCGCGCTGCACCTCGCCGAGCCGTCCGCGCCCGGGGCGCGCGACGCCGTCGGGCAGTTCGTCGAGAAGCGCTACATCCACCAGGTGCGCGAGCTCGCGCCGAGCGGCGACGTGCTGCCCGTCGACGACCTGCCCGACGCCCTGGGCGCCGGCGAGCCCCCCGGCCTGCCGGGGGAGGGGCCGTGGCGCGTGCACTTCCACGTGCCCCTGCACCACGAGCCCGCCCCGCCGCTCGCCGCGACGACCGACGTGCTGCGCGCCGCGGTGGCGGCCGTGCGGGCCGCACCGCACGGCGACGAGGCCCACCTCGACGTCGAGACCTACACGTGGGCCGTGCTGCCGCCCGGCTCGCCCGCGTTCCCGGTGCCGTCCCCGGCCGGGGACGCCGTGGGCGGGGGCGGTGTCGAGCCGCTCGTCGCGGGGATCGCCGCCGAGCTGCGGTGGGCGACCGAGCACCTGCTCGGGCCCGACGACGACCCCGCCCCCGCCCGCCCGGCCGCTCCCGCGACCCTCACCACCCCTCTGACCTCAGGAGTCCTCGCATGA
- a CDS encoding sugar phosphate isomerase/epimerase family protein: MPFTLGYGTNGFTDHPLDVALDVLAHEGYGAVALTLGHPHLDPFADDADVQVARLRERLDDLGMRVVVETGTRFLLDPFRKHHPTFLDPDEDLADLRVRFLCRAVEVAAGLRAECVSFFSGVLPAGTTAEAGWERLLARVPRVVAHAREHGVWLALEPEPGMLVETVGDALRLREDTGSPDELGLTVDLGHCVVVEPDGVRGALLAAAPHLLNVQVDDMRHTAHEHLPFGEGELDLSLALGTLGEIGYTGVAAVELPRHSYDAPGLAHRSMAAMTEAWAAWSATDQTSPTTTASTPQEALR, encoded by the coding sequence ATGCCGTTCACCCTCGGGTACGGCACCAACGGCTTCACCGACCACCCGCTCGACGTCGCGCTCGACGTGCTCGCGCACGAGGGCTACGGCGCCGTGGCGCTGACGCTCGGGCACCCGCACCTGGACCCGTTCGCGGACGACGCGGACGTGCAGGTCGCCCGGTTGCGCGAGCGCCTCGACGACCTGGGCATGCGCGTGGTCGTCGAGACGGGCACGCGCTTCCTGCTCGACCCGTTCCGCAAGCACCACCCGACGTTCCTCGACCCCGACGAGGACCTCGCGGACCTCCGGGTCCGCTTCCTGTGCCGTGCGGTCGAGGTCGCGGCGGGCCTGCGCGCCGAGTGCGTGTCCTTCTTCTCCGGTGTCCTGCCCGCAGGCACGACGGCGGAGGCCGGCTGGGAGCGCCTTCTCGCCCGGGTGCCGCGCGTCGTGGCCCACGCCCGCGAGCACGGGGTCTGGCTCGCGCTCGAGCCCGAGCCCGGGATGCTCGTCGAGACCGTGGGAGACGCCCTGCGGCTGCGCGAGGACACCGGCTCGCCCGACGAGCTGGGGCTGACGGTCGACCTGGGGCACTGCGTGGTCGTCGAGCCCGACGGGGTGCGTGGAGCCTTGCTCGCCGCGGCACCCCACCTGCTGAACGTGCAGGTCGACGACATGCGGCACACCGCGCACGAGCACCTGCCGTTCGGGGAGGGCGAGCTCGACCTGTCGCTCGCGCTCGGCACGCTCGGCGAGATCGGCTACACCGGGGTCGCGGCCGTCGAGCTGCCCCGTCACTCGTACGACGCACCGGGTCTCGCGCACCGCAGCATGGCCGCGATGACCGAGGCCTGGGCCGCGTGGAGCGCGACCGACCAGACCTCTCCGACGACCACCGCATCCACACCCCAGGAGGCACTCCGATGA
- a CDS encoding SCO3242 family prenyltransferase, which produces MTLRDYLDLVRAPAVLSVVGDTLAGAAAGGRLRPARRAGSTADVRPWRLALLPLSSACLYAGGMALNDYADRELDALERPERPLPSGRISPAQALGVASGLTAAGLVLAGAGGGRRSFALAVPLAASVWTYDLVAKNHVSGPVVMAACRGLDVLMGAGRGRVRAALPAAAALTVHTAGVTVLSRGEVHGTTQPVAAAVAAGTVGVAGVLAVGALRSLRRGPTTSLASAPSSVRSSGGQTDALGRARAVVPALAALASAGVYVASCLPQQAATVGSPDATNAFAATKAGIRSMVPLQAALAARGGSLGSVAVLAGVELVGRALRARGRRRVGPHPGLSES; this is translated from the coding sequence GTGACCCTGCGCGACTACCTCGACCTGGTCCGGGCCCCGGCGGTCCTCTCGGTCGTGGGGGACACCCTCGCGGGGGCGGCCGCGGGCGGGCGGCTCCGTCCGGCCCGCCGCGCCGGGAGCACGGCCGACGTGAGGCCGTGGCGCCTCGCGCTGCTGCCCCTGTCGTCGGCGTGCCTGTACGCAGGGGGCATGGCCCTCAACGACTACGCGGACCGCGAGCTCGACGCGCTCGAGCGCCCCGAGCGTCCGCTGCCCTCGGGGCGCATCTCGCCCGCGCAGGCCCTCGGCGTCGCGTCGGGGCTCACGGCCGCGGGGCTCGTGCTCGCGGGGGCAGGGGGAGGGCGGCGCTCGTTCGCCCTCGCGGTACCGCTCGCGGCGAGCGTGTGGACCTACGACCTGGTCGCGAAGAACCACGTGAGCGGTCCGGTCGTCATGGCGGCCTGCCGTGGCCTCGACGTGCTCATGGGTGCGGGCAGGGGGCGCGTGCGTGCGGCGCTCCCGGCCGCGGCCGCCCTCACCGTGCACACGGCCGGGGTCACCGTCCTCTCGCGGGGCGAGGTCCACGGCACGACGCAGCCCGTCGCGGCCGCGGTCGCCGCGGGCACGGTGGGCGTCGCGGGGGTCCTGGCCGTGGGGGCGCTGCGCTCGCTGCGCAGGGGCCCGACGACGTCGCTCGCCTCTGCGCCGTCGTCGGTCCGGTCGTCGGGCGGGCAGACCGACGCGCTCGGCCGGGCACGCGCCGTCGTCCCCGCGCTCGCCGCGCTCGCCTCCGCGGGGGTGTACGTGGCCTCGTGCCTGCCACAGCAGGCCGCCACGGTCGGCTCTCCCGACGCCACGAACGCGTTCGCGGCGACCAAGGCCGGCATCCGGTCGATGGTCCCGCTGCAGGCGGCGCTCGCGGCCCGGGGCGGGAGCCTGGGCTCGGTCGCCGTCCTCGCGGGGGTCGAGCTCGTGGGCCGTGCGCTGCGCGCCCGTGGCCGGCGTCGCGTGGGCCCGCACCCGGGGTTGAGCGAGTCGTGA
- a CDS encoding TatD family hydrolase yields the protein MRIFDPHIHMTSRTTDDYEAMYAAGVRALVEPAFWLGQPRTTVGSFLDYFDSLLGWERFRATQFGIRHHATIALNPKEANDPRCTEVLDEIPRYLAKDGVVAVGEVGYDSMTPAEDEAFTRQLAMAVDAKLPVMVHTPHRDKLVGTHRTLDVVRESGIAPGMVVVDHLNETNVALVKDAGAWMGFSVYPDTKMDEHRMVAILLEHGTERVLVNSAADWGRSDPLKTLKTGRAMLAAGFTDDEVDKVLWRNPVAFYGQSGNLLLDPVPGFVEGEAPAATASYEGSSVLRGARV from the coding sequence ATGCGCATCTTCGACCCCCACATCCACATGACCTCCCGCACGACCGACGACTACGAGGCCATGTACGCCGCGGGCGTGCGTGCCCTCGTGGAGCCCGCGTTCTGGCTCGGGCAGCCCCGCACGACCGTCGGGTCGTTCCTCGACTACTTCGACTCCCTGCTGGGCTGGGAGCGGTTCCGGGCCACGCAGTTCGGGATCCGCCACCACGCGACCATCGCCCTCAACCCCAAGGAGGCGAACGACCCGCGCTGCACCGAGGTGCTCGACGAGATCCCGCGCTACCTCGCCAAGGACGGCGTGGTCGCTGTGGGCGAGGTCGGCTACGACTCCATGACCCCCGCCGAGGACGAGGCGTTCACACGTCAGCTCGCGATGGCGGTCGACGCGAAGCTGCCCGTCATGGTCCACACCCCGCACCGCGACAAGCTCGTCGGGACCCACCGCACGCTCGACGTGGTGCGCGAGTCGGGGATCGCCCCCGGGATGGTCGTGGTCGACCACCTCAACGAGACCAACGTCGCGCTCGTCAAGGACGCCGGGGCGTGGATGGGGTTCTCGGTCTACCCCGACACCAAGATGGACGAGCACCGCATGGTCGCGATCCTGCTCGAGCACGGCACCGAGCGCGTGCTCGTCAACTCGGCCGCAGACTGGGGACGCTCGGACCCGCTCAAGACGCTCAAGACCGGGCGGGCCATGCTCGCGGCCGGGTTCACCGACGACGAGGTCGACAAGGTCCTGTGGCGCAACCCCGTGGCGTTCTACGGGCAGTCCGGCAACCTGCTGCTCGACCCCGTGCCCGGGTTCGTCGAGGGCGAGGCGCCCGCCGCGACCGCGAGCTACGAGGGCAGCTCGGTGCTGCGCGGGGCCCGGGTCTGA
- a CDS encoding RNA polymerase sigma factor → MTPPTRDDAWFEALFTAHTTAVYRYFRRRLPAGLGGAGPDTEDLTAEVFATAWRRREDVPEGAELPWLYRTAGFVLANHRRKMRPVLVADVPEEADDVDPQSLALSDDHVRRVLGVLAPRDRRILLLNAWDGLTGDQLAEVLGVSRGGADAALSRARSRLRDAWAAQARAGDTGEVPVAQVRDRAAAPALRPVQETER, encoded by the coding sequence GTGACGCCCCCGACCCGCGACGACGCCTGGTTCGAGGCGCTCTTCACCGCGCACACGACCGCGGTCTACCGTTACTTCCGCCGCCGGCTCCCGGCAGGCCTGGGGGGAGCCGGACCGGACACCGAGGACCTGACCGCGGAGGTCTTCGCGACGGCCTGGCGGCGTCGCGAGGACGTCCCCGAGGGGGCCGAGCTGCCCTGGCTGTACCGCACGGCCGGGTTCGTGCTCGCCAACCACCGCCGCAAGATGCGGCCGGTCCTCGTGGCCGACGTGCCCGAGGAGGCCGACGACGTCGACCCGCAGTCCCTCGCGCTGAGCGACGACCACGTGCGTCGGGTCCTCGGCGTGCTCGCCCCGCGAGACCGGCGGATCCTGCTCCTCAACGCCTGGGACGGGCTCACGGGCGACCAGCTCGCCGAGGTGCTGGGCGTGAGCCGGGGCGGCGCGGACGCCGCGTTGTCGCGCGCGCGCTCGCGCCTGCGGGACGCCTGGGCCGCGCAGGCGCGCGCCGGTGACACGGGCGAGGTCCCGGTCGCCCAGGTCCGGGACCGCGCCGCAGCACCGGCGCTGCGTCCCGTGCAAGAGACCGAGCGGTGA
- a CDS encoding EboA domain-containing protein, translated as MTTPDLTTAPGATATAGPPAAGHPDALAGLLTDEQAAWLDGACGDVASDPGSAVGHLARAGRAVGRTPLDPGADPAGVLHGTLDDAARARLVVALAGALPADGESLATRLTETYQRGDTPERRGVLRGLDALALAGKPRDTLPPAVVRAGSMLAADALRANDQSLVAAAVGPFAAAHLDDHAWRHAVLKLVFMGVSLDAVAGLDERADDELARMARDFAAERRAAGRVVPDDVARIAPEAPDGTGAPTLPTVPTTSLANHSKDA; from the coding sequence ATGACCACCCCCGACCTGACCACCGCACCGGGCGCCACAGCGACGGCGGGCCCGCCCGCAGCCGGTCACCCCGACGCCCTCGCGGGCCTGCTCACCGACGAGCAGGCCGCCTGGCTGGACGGGGCGTGCGGCGACGTCGCCTCGGACCCGGGCTCCGCCGTCGGGCACCTGGCGCGGGCCGGGCGGGCCGTGGGACGCACACCCCTGGACCCCGGCGCGGACCCCGCCGGGGTGCTGCACGGGACGCTCGACGACGCCGCGCGCGCCCGCCTGGTCGTGGCGCTCGCGGGCGCCCTGCCCGCCGACGGCGAGTCCCTCGCGACGCGCCTGACCGAGACCTACCAGCGCGGGGACACGCCCGAGCGGCGGGGCGTGCTGCGCGGGCTCGACGCGCTGGCGCTCGCCGGGAAGCCCAGAGACACCCTGCCGCCCGCCGTAGTCCGTGCCGGGTCGATGCTCGCGGCCGACGCCCTGCGGGCCAACGACCAGAGCCTCGTGGCCGCCGCGGTCGGGCCGTTCGCGGCCGCGCACCTCGACGACCACGCGTGGCGCCACGCGGTGCTCAAGCTCGTGTTCATGGGCGTGAGCCTCGACGCGGTCGCCGGGCTCGACGAGCGCGCCGACGACGAGCTCGCGCGCATGGCCCGCGACTTCGCGGCCGAGCGCCGGGCAGCGGGGCGCGTCGTGCCCGACGACGTCGCGCGCATCGCGCCCGAGGCGCCCGACGGGACCGGCGCCCCCACCCTGCCCACCGTGCCCACGACCTCTCTCGCGAACCACAGCAAGGACGCCTGA
- a CDS encoding S8 family peptidase, translating to MKHRSLLAAVSGLAVVAASTLPAASAPSDPAGPSGPDLTSQSATALTPTESEAGKVAPSLAESSGTVTAFVQLDTPSGVDLADQGASPAQVEDNQAVVERLADTVVPAQTNARSARAAGAPQQVSVTSRLVPGVVVTGDAEQVRALAADDKVVTVYRIVPKTPSNKGTDAFTRALEAWQSTGYTGQGVRIGIIDTGIDYTHAGFGGPGTQAAYDEAYGVKGQGPVPAGTFDDAKYLGGYDFAGYDYDASGTVPGTSLIPTPDENPIDSLDSIGSGHGSHVAGTTGGYGVLADGTTFDGDYTTLTDISDWTVGPGSAPESGLYALKVFGDLGGSTNVVVDALEFAADPDGDGDLSDRLDIVNLSLGSDNSPADDPENLFIDQLSRLGTLAVVASGNAGDVTDVGGSPGNARTSLTVANSVGNTQTFDGVEVTAPAGVAGSYPAQNSQSYAGDADVTAEVAFLGATVSGCTPLTPAQAAATAGKIAFLYWDDNDATRACGSATRFNNAQAAGAVGVLLSSELEVFAAGIAGNAGIPGAQLTGPSHDALRPAIEAGGVVLTLGPSLANSSFVEIAAIGDTLNAGSSRGVHGSLGVVKPDVAAPGTGISSVASGRLTQPGIKSGTSMATPHVAGIAALVKEAHPGWSAQQVKTAVMNTASHDVWTGQGGTGTAYGPERVGSGRVDAVDAVKNSTLAFSAQDKELVSVSYGLVPVADKTVTERRTVDVQNTGSQAVKYAAAFTTSSSAGARPSRSRPRTSRSPRGRPGRSR from the coding sequence ATGAAGCACCGTTCGTTGTTAGCTGCCGTCTCAGGACTGGCGGTGGTCGCAGCATCGACGCTGCCCGCCGCGTCCGCACCGTCCGATCCCGCCGGTCCGTCCGGCCCCGACCTCACGTCGCAGTCCGCGACCGCCCTCACGCCCACCGAGAGCGAGGCGGGCAAGGTCGCCCCGTCGCTCGCCGAGTCCTCCGGGACCGTGACGGCGTTCGTCCAGCTCGACACCCCGTCCGGTGTGGACCTCGCGGACCAGGGCGCGAGCCCGGCGCAGGTCGAGGACAACCAGGCCGTCGTCGAGCGCCTCGCGGACACCGTCGTCCCCGCGCAGACGAACGCCCGCAGCGCCCGCGCCGCAGGCGCACCCCAGCAGGTGTCGGTCACGAGCAGGCTCGTCCCCGGTGTCGTCGTGACGGGTGACGCCGAGCAGGTCCGGGCGCTGGCCGCCGACGACAAGGTCGTCACGGTCTACCGCATCGTCCCCAAGACGCCCTCCAACAAGGGCACCGACGCGTTCACGCGGGCCCTCGAGGCGTGGCAGAGCACGGGCTACACGGGGCAGGGCGTCCGGATCGGCATCATCGACACGGGCATCGACTACACGCACGCAGGCTTCGGTGGGCCGGGCACGCAGGCCGCGTACGACGAGGCGTACGGCGTCAAGGGCCAGGGTCCCGTCCCCGCGGGGACGTTCGACGACGCCAAGTACCTCGGCGGGTACGACTTCGCGGGGTACGACTACGACGCGTCGGGCACCGTGCCGGGCACGTCGCTGATCCCGACGCCGGACGAGAACCCGATCGACTCGCTCGACTCGATCGGCTCGGGTCACGGCTCGCACGTCGCGGGCACGACGGGCGGCTACGGCGTCCTGGCCGACGGGACGACGTTCGACGGCGACTACACGACCCTCACCGACATCTCCGACTGGACGGTCGGGCCGGGCTCGGCCCCCGAGTCGGGCCTGTACGCGCTCAAGGTCTTCGGTGACCTGGGCGGCTCCACGAACGTCGTGGTCGACGCGCTCGAGTTCGCGGCCGACCCCGACGGTGACGGCGACCTGTCCGACCGGCTCGACATCGTGAACCTGTCGCTCGGCTCGGACAACAGCCCCGCCGACGACCCGGAGAACCTGTTCATCGACCAGCTCTCGCGCCTGGGCACGCTCGCGGTCGTCGCGTCGGGCAACGCGGGCGACGTGACCGACGTCGGGGGCTCGCCCGGCAACGCGCGCACCTCTCTGACGGTCGCGAACTCGGTGGGCAACACCCAGACGTTCGACGGCGTCGAGGTCACGGCCCCGGCGGGCGTCGCGGGCTCCTACCCCGCGCAGAACTCGCAGAGCTACGCGGGCGACGCCGACGTGACCGCAGAGGTCGCGTTCCTGGGCGCCACGGTCAGCGGGTGCACGCCCCTGACGCCGGCCCAGGCGGCCGCCACGGCGGGCAAGATCGCATTCCTCTACTGGGACGACAACGACGCCACGCGGGCGTGCGGGAGCGCGACGCGCTTCAACAACGCGCAGGCCGCGGGCGCGGTCGGCGTCCTGCTGTCGTCCGAGCTCGAGGTCTTCGCGGCCGGGATCGCGGGCAACGCCGGCATCCCGGGCGCGCAGCTCACGGGTCCGAGCCACGACGCGCTGCGTCCGGCGATCGAGGCGGGCGGGGTCGTCCTGACGCTCGGCCCGTCGCTCGCGAACTCGTCGTTCGTCGAGATCGCCGCGATCGGGGACACGCTCAACGCGGGGTCCTCACGCGGGGTGCACGGCTCGCTGGGCGTCGTGAAGCCCGACGTCGCCGCACCGGGCACGGGGATCTCGTCCGTGGCCTCGGGTCGTCTCACGCAGCCCGGCATCAAGTCGGGCACGTCGATGGCCACCCCGCACGTGGCGGGCATCGCGGCGCTCGTCAAGGAGGCCCACCCGGGCTGGAGCGCGCAGCAGGTCAAGACGGCCGTCATGAACACGGCCTCGCACGACGTGTGGACGGGCCAGGGCGGCACGGGCACGGCGTACGGCCCCGAGCGCGTGGGGTCGGGGCGCGTCGACGCGGTCGACGCGGTGAAGAACTCGACCCTCGCCTTCTCGGCGCAGGACAAGGAGCTCGTCTCGGTGTCGTACGGGCTCGTGCCCGTGGCGGACAAGACCGTGACGGAGCGCCGCACGGTCGACGTGCAGAACACGGGTTCGCAGGCCGTGAAGTACGCGGCGGCGTTCACGACGTCGAGCTCCGCGGGGGCGCGACCGTCACGGTCTCGCCCGCGAACCTCACGATCCCCGCGGGGCAGACCCGGACGGTCACGCTGA
- a CDS encoding alkaline phosphatase family protein has protein sequence MKPVLLLDVVGLTEKALAHMPRLRQLAAGGWQTQLATVLPAVTCTVQATMTTGLAPAQHGAVGNGWYFRELGEVFLWRQHNKLVSGEKIWEAARRANPDHRTANVCWWYAMGATTDVTVTPRPIYHADGRKSPDAYIRPPALHDELTGRFGEFPLFTYWGPTAAIASSAWIVEATRHVLRTHSPELTMAYVPHLDYDLQRFGPDSPEADAAAAELDAVLAPLLDDAANNGVAVVVVSEYGIAEANRPVHLNRILRREGLLEVYVQDGKEQLDPWTSKAFAVADHQVAHVYVDDPSRLARVQDLLRSVPGVDEVLDREAQARYGLDHQRSGDLVVVAEPGAWFTYYYWLDDARAPEYARGVDIHRKPGYDPAELFFDPADRLAKAKAGLNLVKKKVGLRYAMSTVPLDASYVRGTHGRLPDSAADTPLILCSEPEIPASVAALVERGGQVPAAAIKGLVLEMQHLGVKV, from the coding sequence ATGAAGCCCGTGCTGCTGCTCGACGTCGTCGGGCTCACCGAGAAGGCCCTCGCCCACATGCCGCGCCTGCGTCAGCTCGCCGCGGGCGGCTGGCAGACCCAGCTCGCGACCGTGCTGCCCGCCGTGACGTGCACCGTCCAGGCGACCATGACGACCGGCCTCGCCCCCGCCCAGCACGGCGCCGTGGGCAACGGCTGGTACTTCCGCGAGCTCGGCGAGGTGTTCCTGTGGCGCCAGCACAACAAGCTCGTCTCGGGAGAGAAGATCTGGGAGGCCGCCCGGCGTGCGAACCCCGACCACCGCACCGCGAACGTCTGCTGGTGGTACGCCATGGGCGCCACGACCGACGTGACCGTCACGCCCCGCCCGATCTACCACGCCGACGGGCGCAAGTCGCCCGACGCGTACATCCGCCCGCCCGCGCTGCACGACGAGCTCACCGGGCGGTTCGGCGAGTTCCCCCTGTTCACCTACTGGGGGCCGACCGCCGCGATCGCGTCCTCGGCCTGGATCGTCGAGGCGACCCGGCACGTCCTGCGCACCCACTCGCCCGAGCTGACCATGGCCTACGTGCCGCACCTCGACTACGACCTCCAGCGGTTCGGGCCCGACTCCCCGGAGGCCGACGCCGCCGCGGCCGAGCTCGACGCGGTCCTCGCCCCCCTGCTCGACGACGCGGCCAACAACGGCGTCGCGGTCGTCGTGGTCTCCGAGTACGGCATCGCCGAGGCGAACCGTCCCGTGCACCTCAACCGCATCCTGCGCCGCGAGGGTCTGCTCGAGGTCTACGTGCAGGACGGCAAGGAGCAGCTCGACCCCTGGACGTCCAAGGCGTTCGCCGTGGCAGACCACCAGGTCGCGCACGTGTACGTCGACGACCCGTCCCGCCTCGCCCGCGTGCAGGACCTGCTGCGCTCCGTGCCCGGCGTCGACGAGGTCCTCGACCGCGAGGCGCAGGCCCGCTACGGGCTCGACCACCAGCGCTCGGGTGACCTCGTCGTGGTCGCCGAGCCAGGCGCCTGGTTCACCTACTACTACTGGCTCGACGACGCCCGCGCGCCCGAGTACGCGCGCGGCGTCGACATCCACCGCAAGCCCGGCTACGACCCCGCCGAGCTCTTCTTCGACCCCGCCGACCGGCTGGCCAAGGCCAAGGCCGGGCTCAACCTCGTCAAGAAGAAGGTCGGGCTGCGGTATGCCATGAGCACCGTGCCGCTCGACGCGTCCTACGTGCGCGGCACGCACGGTCGCCTGCCCGACTCCGCAGCCGACACGCCCCTGATCCTGTGCTCGGAGCCCGAGATCCCGGCGTCGGTCGCCGCGCTGGTCGAGCGCGGGGGACAGGTGCCGGCCGCGGCGATCAAGGGCCTGGTGCTCGAGATGCAGCACCTCGGCGTGAAGGTCTGA
- a CDS encoding inositol-3-phosphate synthase, with product MHLSPHQPTWNHGRTGIWFVGARGSVATTATLGLAAIASGLSAATGCVTAQPPLDSVALPSFADLVVGGHDISDTPLGKRAEMLVEAGMIPYRLLEAVRPQLDAADAEIRPGYDPAHRTGSQAAAAERLAADVTAFRERHGLARVVVVDLASTEPLPAPAPELEDLDLLRAAIEDPEREVLPASSVMAYAALLAGAPYAGFTPSASMNLPALHALAAERGVPFAGQDGKTGQTWLRSVLAPALASRGLRVLSWAGSNLLGGGDGATLADPHAVQSKLVSKNRGLQDLTGTTVTPLHIDNVPDLGDIKVAWDHVHVEGFLGSRLTLQTTWSAYDSMLAAPLVLDLARLLALADAAGLSGAVPEMGFFFKDPWGSDVHAFAEQSRELGVWAHRTSAQADQARAEVGEP from the coding sequence ATGCACCTTTCACCCCACCAGCCCACCTGGAACCACGGCCGTACAGGCATCTGGTTCGTCGGGGCACGAGGATCCGTCGCGACGACCGCCACGCTCGGACTGGCCGCGATCGCCTCGGGGCTGAGCGCCGCCACCGGGTGCGTCACCGCGCAGCCGCCGCTCGACTCCGTCGCCCTCCCGTCCTTCGCGGACCTCGTCGTCGGCGGTCACGACATCAGCGACACCCCGCTCGGCAAGCGCGCCGAGATGCTCGTCGAGGCGGGCATGATCCCGTACCGGCTGCTCGAGGCCGTGCGCCCCCAGCTCGACGCTGCCGACGCCGAGATCCGCCCCGGCTACGACCCCGCCCATCGCACGGGCTCCCAGGCCGCCGCGGCCGAGCGTCTCGCCGCGGACGTCACGGCCTTCCGCGAGCGCCACGGCCTGGCGCGCGTCGTCGTGGTCGACCTCGCCTCGACCGAGCCGCTGCCCGCCCCGGCCCCCGAGCTCGAGGACCTCGACCTGCTGCGCGCCGCGATCGAGGACCCCGAGCGCGAGGTCCTGCCCGCGAGCTCCGTCATGGCCTACGCGGCCCTGCTGGCCGGGGCGCCGTACGCGGGCTTCACGCCGTCGGCGAGCATGAACCTGCCCGCGCTGCACGCTCTCGCGGCCGAGCGTGGCGTCCCGTTCGCGGGGCAGGACGGCAAGACCGGCCAGACGTGGCTCCGGTCGGTCCTGGCGCCCGCGCTGGCGTCGCGTGGCCTGCGTGTCCTGTCCTGGGCCGGGTCGAACCTCCTGGGTGGCGGCGACGGCGCGACGCTCGCGGACCCGCACGCCGTCCAGAGCAAGCTCGTCTCGAAGAACCGTGGCCTGCAGGACCTGACGGGGACCACGGTGACCCCGCTCCACATCGACAACGTCCCCGACCTGGGCGACATCAAGGTCGCGTGGGACCACGTCCACGTGGAGGGCTTCCTGGGGTCGCGCCTCACGCTGCAGACCACCTGGAGCGCGTACGACTCGATGCTCGCGGCCCCGCTCGTGCTGGACCTCGCGCGCCTGCTGGCGCTCGCGGACGCCGCGGGCCTGTCCGGGGCCGTGCCGGAGATGGGCTTCTTCTTCAAGGACCCGTGGGGCTCGGACGTGCACGCGTTCGCGGAGCAGTCGCGCGAGCTGGGGGTCTGGGCGCACCGGACGAGCGCGCAGGCGGACCAGGCACGGGCCGAGGTCGGCGAGCCGTGA